TGAATATTTATCGAGTTCGATACAGTATGTCGTAAAATATCGACCCAACAGCTCAGTTTTATGTACTGTTTTGGATATTCTTTTCAAAGCTCTGTATTCTGGCCTACTGTCAAGCAAATGACACACTATTTCCTTATGCCCTAACTCCTTAGCCCAACCGATCATTGTTTTGAATACCGAGAGACCAAAACCCCAAAACTGTTGAGATATGACAACAGCTATCTCAAAGCCGCTATCATCAGGTTGAATACCACACCACCCAGCTAAAACTCCGCCTATATAAATTAGTCGAACGCGGCACCCTGGCAGGGTGTCTACTTCTAATTTAAACTTGCCCCACTCATTAATACTTTGGATATCAAAGTATTCAT
This DNA window, taken from Microbulbifer sp. MKSA007, encodes the following:
- a CDS encoding N-acetyltransferase, giving the protein MNRDKLLAVLNEDSLREHLIKHEYFDIQSINEWGKFKLEVDTLPGCRVRLIYIGGVLAGWCGIQPDDSGFEIAVVISQQFWGFGLSVFKTMIGWAKELGHKEIVCHLLDSRPEYRALKRISKTVHKTELLGRYFTTYCIELDKYSQIKL